The following proteins come from a genomic window of Natronosalvus vescus:
- a CDS encoding b(o/a)3-type cytochrome-c oxidase subunit 1, whose product MSAYIDRFPAEAKVIRSAFYASFIALALGAAFGLIQTLHRTDFVRIIPSDMYYTVLTAHGVFMVVTFTIFFLVAVFTWAVTTSLDREVEDIRFTWSWYGLMSLGTLFAGVAILAGFTDAVDMSADVLFTFYAPLQAHPLFYIGLVLFVIGTWLAGADWFRSWWAWKQENPDERIPLPTFMVLTTMIMWYLATIGVAISIIVFLLPWSLGLIDTVNPTLTRTLFWFWGHPVVYFWLMPAYMMWYLLLPTVSGGRLFSDPLARVVFVLFLLLSTPVGIHHQYLDPGIAEGFKFIAMTNTMFLLLPSLLTAFTVVASMEHGARQRGGEGYFGWLGALPWRDPVFTGMALAGLMFAAGGFSGMINAGMNINYLVHNSLWVPGHFHLTVGTAVALTFMAVSYWFIPQVTGRELVSKPIALVQVVLWFVGMTFMSNAMHRGGLLGIPRRTAEPEYTGFEFETAVGTIGELNAQIALGGVLLTLSTVLFLGNMLITAFNDEAVTLEDNTIPKPLSGPEDAPLVLDNIKLWTAIAVVLVILAYTLPLAAIVERGGLFGPGGDAFPMMIDLVRTGLLESLSAVTG is encoded by the coding sequence ATGAGTGCCTACATCGATAGATTCCCGGCAGAAGCAAAAGTAATTAGATCGGCGTTTTACGCTTCGTTCATCGCGCTCGCATTGGGGGCGGCGTTCGGGCTGATCCAGACGCTCCACCGGACGGACTTCGTCCGGATCATTCCGTCGGATATGTACTACACCGTGCTGACAGCCCACGGGGTGTTCATGGTCGTGACGTTCACGATCTTCTTCCTCGTCGCCGTGTTCACCTGGGCGGTGACGACCAGCCTCGATCGAGAGGTCGAGGACATTCGATTTACCTGGTCGTGGTACGGCCTGATGTCACTCGGGACGCTGTTCGCCGGCGTCGCGATCCTGGCCGGGTTCACCGACGCCGTCGACATGAGTGCGGACGTTCTGTTTACGTTCTACGCACCCCTGCAGGCCCATCCGCTGTTTTACATCGGACTGGTACTATTCGTCATCGGGACGTGGCTCGCCGGGGCCGACTGGTTCCGCTCGTGGTGGGCCTGGAAACAGGAGAACCCCGACGAACGAATTCCGCTGCCGACGTTCATGGTCTTGACGACGATGATCATGTGGTACCTCGCGACCATCGGCGTCGCGATTTCGATCATCGTCTTCCTGCTGCCGTGGTCGCTCGGCCTCATCGACACGGTCAACCCGACGCTCACGCGGACGCTCTTCTGGTTCTGGGGCCACCCAGTCGTCTACTTCTGGCTGATGCCTGCGTACATGATGTGGTACCTGTTGTTACCGACGGTGTCCGGCGGTCGCCTGTTCAGCGACCCGCTCGCCCGCGTCGTGTTCGTCCTCTTCTTGCTGCTGTCGACGCCCGTCGGCATCCACCACCAGTACCTCGATCCCGGGATCGCTGAAGGGTTCAAGTTCATCGCGATGACGAACACCATGTTCCTGCTCTTGCCAAGCCTGCTGACGGCGTTTACCGTCGTCGCGAGCATGGAACACGGAGCTCGCCAGCGCGGCGGCGAAGGGTATTTCGGCTGGCTCGGCGCACTGCCGTGGCGTGACCCGGTCTTTACGGGCATGGCGCTCGCCGGGCTGATGTTCGCCGCCGGCGGGTTCTCCGGGATGATCAACGCCGGGATGAACATCAACTACCTCGTCCACAACTCGCTGTGGGTGCCCGGCCACTTCCACCTCACCGTCGGCACCGCCGTCGCCCTGACGTTCATGGCCGTCTCCTACTGGTTCATCCCGCAGGTGACCGGCCGGGAACTCGTGAGCAAACCGATCGCACTCGTCCAGGTCGTCCTGTGGTTCGTCGGGATGACCTTCATGTCGAACGCAATGCACCGGGGCGGCCTCCTCGGCATTCCGCGACGGACTGCTGAACCGGAGTACACCGGCTTCGAGTTCGAAACTGCCGTCGGCACCATCGGCGAACTCAACGCTCAGATCGCTCTCGGTGGCGTCTTGCTCACCCTCTCGACCGTGTTGTTCCTCGGGAACATGCTGATCACCGCGTTCAACGACGAGGCGGTCACCCTCGAGGACAACACCATCCCGAAACCGCTCTCGGGGCCGGAGGATGCACCGCTCGTCCTCGACAACATCAAGCTCTGGACGGCGATCGCTGTCGTACTCGTTATCCTCGCGTACACGCTGCCCCTCGCAGCCATCGTCGAACGAGGCGGTCTGTTCGGGCCCGGTGGTGACGCCTTCCCGATGATGATCGACCTCGTTCGAACGGGGCTGCTCGAGAGCCTGTCCGCGGTGACCGGCTGA
- a CDS encoding CbaC protein: MRISRGALLVLLAFTVPVLVELRTVLGFFDIELSLTGVLIIGVLVVGGILFWATFPERDQSTATA, translated from the coding sequence ATGCGGATCTCGAGGGGAGCCCTGCTCGTGTTGTTGGCGTTCACCGTTCCAGTTCTCGTCGAACTCAGAACAGTACTCGGCTTCTTCGACATCGAGCTCTCGCTTACGGGCGTGCTGATCATCGGTGTCCTCGTCGTCGGTGGCATCCTCTTCTGGGCGACGTTCCCGGAGCGTGACCAGAGCACCGCCACGGCGTAA